Proteins encoded together in one Planctomycetota bacterium window:
- a CDS encoding polyprenyl synthetase family protein, giving the protein MQLLSADHQQRLEAHLHRRTREVLGARSAAEGDPLRSTVADYALDRTGKRVRPQLVCWTALAGGVGDLDDVLLDVAAGWELFHAFLLAHDDIIDQAGVRRSRPSLHKRLATIDGQTDLTGEHLGIVAGDMLFAAAMRLWLSVTRCSSQKSHAKTLLETTGRISMETGVGQASDIVTGRMPLDRVTPELVLDGYRDKTAAYTFEGPMLSGAILAGLDAKACDCLSQFAIAIGQAYQVHNDLLDLATPLHEGSDLLQGKRTLPLVYAFSDADDATRQTLVALLNASTNTDAALSDRQASAESLRQQLGDAGAMTRARSTCAALLDTAAEAARHCDVPASLQTALSELLEQLRVGYFR; this is encoded by the coding sequence GTGCAGCTCCTCTCAGCCGACCACCAGCAACGCCTCGAAGCCCACCTGCATCGGCGGACGCGCGAGGTCTTGGGCGCCCGCTCCGCTGCAGAGGGTGATCCGCTGCGCTCGACCGTCGCCGACTACGCACTGGATCGCACCGGCAAACGCGTTCGGCCGCAGCTGGTCTGCTGGACGGCACTCGCAGGCGGTGTGGGCGACCTCGACGATGTGCTGCTCGATGTCGCGGCAGGCTGGGAGCTGTTTCACGCGTTCCTCCTCGCGCACGACGACATCATCGACCAGGCCGGCGTCCGGCGATCGCGGCCGAGCTTGCACAAGCGACTCGCCACGATCGACGGGCAGACGGACCTCACCGGCGAGCACCTCGGCATCGTCGCGGGCGACATGCTCTTCGCCGCTGCGATGCGGCTGTGGCTTTCGGTGACGCGTTGCAGCAGCCAGAAGTCGCACGCCAAGACGCTGCTTGAAACCACCGGCCGGATCTCGATGGAGACGGGTGTCGGGCAGGCGTCGGACATCGTCACGGGTCGGATGCCGCTGGACCGCGTGACGCCCGAACTCGTGCTTGATGGCTATCGCGACAAGACGGCGGCGTACACGTTCGAAGGCCCGATGCTCAGCGGCGCCATCCTCGCCGGGCTCGACGCGAAGGCGTGCGATTGCCTTTCGCAATTCGCGATTGCGATCGGCCAGGCGTACCAGGTGCACAACGACCTGCTCGACCTCGCAACGCCGCTCCACGAAGGCAGCGACCTGCTCCAGGGCAAGCGAACGCTCCCGCTGGTCTACGCGTTCAGCGATGCCGACGATGCGACACGCCAGACTCTGGTCGCGCTCCTGAACGCTTCGACCAATACGGATGCTGCCCTCAGCGACCGTCAAGCCTCGGCCGAGTCGCTTCGCCAGCAGCTCGGCGATGCCGGCGCGATGACCCGCGCCCGATCGACCTGCGCCGCCCTGCTCGACACCGCCGCCGAGGCCGCTCGGCACTGCGACGTGCCGGCATCGCTTCAGACGGCGCTGTCGGAGCTGCTGGAACAGCTTCGCGTCGGCTACTTCCGCTGA